The Haloterrigena turkmenica DSM 5511 genome includes the window TCGCCGTCCTCGAGGACGGTGTCGTACGTCTCGTCCCACGAGAGCAACTCGGCCGCCTGCTCCCAGCACTCCGGCCACTCCGCCTCGAACTCCTCATAGATCCCCGGCTCCGAGACGTTCGCCTGTTCGACGAACGACGACGGAGGGCTTCGGGGCGACCCGGTGAGGACGGGATGCTCCCGTCCCCACCCGTTCCGATCGACCATTCTCGTTCGAACCGACGACAGACAGTGGAATAAGCGTTAGGCCCCGAACTTTTTTAACGGGGGCATCGGCTGGCGTCGAAGACGCCAGCCTCAACCCCCGAGAAAAAACGCCAAGCGCGCCAGCGGCGCGCTCGGTGAACCGCTCGCTCCGCTCACGGATGCCCGGCATCCGCCTGCTTCACTCTGGTCACGGGGTCAGTCGCGTCAGATACCCCTGTAGCGATTCAGACGGGTCAGTCACCGAAACTGCAGGAACTGCCGATCGTCGCCTTCCTCGCCGACCGCCGGATAAATCACCACGAAGTTCCCATCGGTCAGTTCTGCAACGGTCGTCGGCAGCGTTCGCAGCGTCGCGTCCCAGCCCATCGTCCCCCGTCGGGCGCTCATCGGAACGACCAGCGACGTCTCGTCGACGTCTTCGCGGAGTCGGTCCTCGAGGGCGTCCCAGCCGTCGACTCGTTCGAACGTCGCCGGTACGTCGGGTTCGACCAGATCGAACAGCCGCTCGAACTGGTCCGAGTTTCCGTCGACGACGAGGCCGCGAACCGGCGCGCCGACCTGGTCCGCGAGGTGCTCGACCGTGTGGACGGCCTCGGAGAACCCGTCGTTGTGGTCGATCCCCGGCGGGAGGACGACCACGACCTCGTCAGTAGTGTTCAGCGGCTGTCGCACGTGCGAGACCAGGACGAGTTGTTTCGTCCGAATCAACACCCGATCGATCACGTGGCCGAAGACGCGCTGGTGGCGCGGCGCGCCGTCCCAGCCGATGACTAGCGTCGTGATCCGGTTCTCGAGGGCCGCCCGCACGATTCCCGAGGCGACGTTGGCGTCGACGCGCGTCTGGCTCTCGAGGGGGACCTCAGCGCCGGCCGCGTAGGCCTCCGTCGCCTCGAGGTCCGACTCGAGTTCCGCGACGTCGGCCTCGGCGTCGGTTCCCGGTCGAGCGACGCTCAGGGAGTACAGCGGCTGATTCTCGTCGGGTTCGCGAACCAGTAGCGCGAGATCGAGCAGGCGTTCGCTGTACTGGGAGTCGCGCGAAACGGGGACCATAATTCGTTGCGGGGCGGCCCGCGGATCGTACGCGGTGCGTTCGGACGCGCGAGCGATGCCCCGGCCGTAGCGGTCGACGATGGCGGGACTGATCACGCTAACGACGAGGATCATCAGCACCGTGGCGTTGAGCATCGCCTCGCCGAACAGGGTCGCCTCGTAGCCGATGAGCACGATGGCCAACGCCGCGGCGGCCTGGCCCAGCGAGAGCCCGAACATCGCCATCGTCTCGTCGGTCGAGTAGCCGTACAGCCGCGCGGTCAACCACGCCGCCGCGTACTTCGTCGGGAGCAAGAGACCGACGAACGCGGCGGCGATCGCCAGCGTCTCGAGGCCCTCGGTCAGGACCCACACGTCGACGAGCATCCCCACGGAGAGCAGGAAGAAGGGAATGAACAGCGCGTTGCCGACGAACTCGATCCGGTTCATCAGCGGGCCGCTCTCGGGGATCAGCCGGTTGAGGACCAGCCCCGCGAGGAACGCGCCGATGATGTGCTCCACGCCGGCGAGTTCGGCGAGGAAGGCGCAGCCGAAGAGGACGGCCATCACGAACAGGAACTCGAAGTAGCTCTCCTGATCGACCGTCCGGAAGAACCACTCGCCCAGCCGAGGGACGAGCACCCAGACGCCGACGAAGAAGAGCGCGAGTTTGCCCGTCAGCGAGAGCCAGAAGGCCGGCCCCAGTTCGCCCGCCTCGCCGGCCATGACGACCGCGAGGACGAGCAGCGCGAGGGTGTCGGTGACGATCGTCCCGCCGATCGTCGCCGTGACGCTCTCGGTCTTCGCGATCCCCAGTCGGCTGACGATCGGGTACGCCAGCAGCGTGTGTGAGGCGAAAATCGCCGCGAACAGCGCCGCGGCGCCGACGGTGAGCCCGAGGGCGTAGCGGCCGACGACGGTCCCGATCGCCTGCGGGATCGCGAAGGAGAGGACGCCGAAGACGGCGCTCCGGTCCTTGTACGCGATGAACTGGGTGAGGTTGATCTCAAGGCCCGCGACGAACATCAGGTAGACGATTCCGACCTCGCCGAGCAGCACGATCGTCTCCCCGCGCTCGAGGATCCCGAGGCCGTTGGGACCGATCGCCGCCCCGACGACGATGACGCCGATGATCCCCGGGAGCCGATAGCGGTCGAGCACCAGCGGCGCGACCAGGAAGACGGTCATCGCCAGCCCGAAGATGAGAATCGGGTCCTCGACGGGGATCGACGCCGCTGCCGGCGTCACGGCCCTCTCCGTGGCTGACCCTACCATGGCCCTACTCTCACTGGTTCCGACCTTCGTCCGAACACGCGTCTACTCGAGACGGCCTCGGTCGACTACAAACTGGCTCCGATTTTCGCGCCGCGAACTCGAGTGCCCGACGGCGGGGCCGACTGACGCCGCCGTGAGAGCGGGCACGCGATCACTCGACGGTCGAATCGATGTCCGTGATGTCCTCGGGATCGACGTCATCGCCGGGTTCGCGGACGACGTAGACGTCGTAACGCTGGTCGTTGGCGACCGGACTGCCGACGCTTGACTGTGGGGCGATCACCGAACCGGCGTTTTCGGAGCCGATGAAGACCACCGAGGCGCCGATCTCGCCGGCGACCCGTCGGATCGCGCGGACGACGTTGTTCGTCGCCGTCGCGGTCGGCTCGTCGGAACTGACGCGCTCGGTCTGGAACGTCGCTTCCGGGGCGACCGCCGACGCTCGCGTCTCGATGCCCGCTTCGATGGCCTCCGGGTCGAACGGCTCTCCCTCGGCGATCCAGCCGCGGTCTCGGGCGTAGTCGGCGTCGTCGGGGATCACCGTCAGGACGACGACCTCCTCGTCTAACAGGTCGCCGAACATCGCGGCCTTCTCGAGCGCTTTTCTCGCCAGTTTCGACCCGTCGAACGGCACGAGTAGCGTCATAGGGCTATGTCACACGACAGCCGAAGTAAATGTTCGGCCTCCACCGCACGGCGAGGCGGTCGGCAGCGTCACACGCGTTACTCATCAGTTTCCGGTTCCACTTGTGCGCCGATCGTCGCGACGACGTTTCGGACGTACCGCATGCTCGTCGCGATCGACATGATTCCGTCCATCAGGGCCTGCTGGGAGGCGTTCTCGGGGTAGAGACGATACTCGACCTGAACGGTCTCCGCCCGTCGGAGCTGACAGGACTCTCCGGCCGGATCGAGGAACGTGTAGAACCCCGGCGTCGCCGCCAGCATCGGCCCGACGTACTGGAGGAGTTCGCTCCGGCGCTGATCGTCGCGGAGCAGTTTCTTCGTTCGCTCGGTGTCGAACCCGCTTCGACCGACGATCCGGACGGGGCCGAACTCCTCCTCCTTGATGACGTGGACGGGCAACCGCGAGAGTTCGATCTGTAGGTTGAACGCGGTGTCCTCGTCTGCATGAGCCGTTACGCCCCGAATCGCCGTCTCGTCTAGCCAGTGGCGGATCTGGGTCTCGCTAACGTGTCTCGTCATACGAGAGCGACGGCTGCAGTCGGGATAAGCCTTCAGCGGTCTCCTGCCGGGATTTCGTGACGGTCCGTTGCGCCACAGTGCGAGCGGACGAATCGCTCAGCGGCGTTTGGGCATCGTCGAGTGACGTGTCGTCCTCATATCCGCGCGCTTCGATGGCGGCGGTGGCATCGTCGAGTGGCGGGTTCCGTCGCCGCCGCCCTCGCCGCTCGAGCCGAGCCCGGAGCCGAGCAGCCCGTCGTCTTCCTCGTCCGCTGTGTCGGCTTCGTCCTCACCGTCGCCTTCGCCGCCGACGGAACTGGCGCTTCGCTCCTGCAGTCGCTCGTGGAGCCCCTCGAGGTCGTCGCCGACGCCCGTCAGCGAGGACTCGACCGCCGATCGGAGTCGGTCGCCGATGACGGAGCCGGCGTCGTCATCGTCGTTTCCGTCCTCCCCCTCGAGAATTCCGCTAGCCTCGCCGACCGTTTCGGCGGCCGCTTCGATCGTCTCTCGAGCGCCGCCCTCGCCGTCGGATTCGTCGGCATCGCCGTCCGCTTCGGTGTCGCTGGCCGCTGCCTCGGTACCGCTGTCGTCGCTGCTCTCATCGTCCTCGAGGAGTCCACCGGCTTCGCCGACCGTTTCGGCGGCCGCCTCGACCACCTCTCGAGCGCCGCCCTCGCCGTCGGATTCGTCTGCGTCGTCATCGGTTTCGGTGTCGCCGGCCTCCGCTTCGGCGCCGCTCTCGCCGTCCTCGTCGCTCGAGCCGATCACGGTCTCGAGCAGTCCGTCGTCTTCGCCTTCATCGTCTCCACTTCCGTCCTCCTCATCTTGGTCGCCCTCGCTGCCGGCCTCGTCGCCGTCGCCCGATTCGGCCGTCGCTTCCTCGCCGTCGCCGATCGACGACCGGAGTTCGTCGACGGCCCCCTCGAGCGCCCTCTCGTCGTCGTCATCGGCCAGATTCGAGAGGTGCAACAGCCGTTGGAGGTCCGAGACCTGCTCCGGATCGCCCCGTGCGATCGCTTCCGGGATCGAGTCCGGTTCGCTGCCGTCCGGCAGCGTGTCCAGTCCGACCGCCGCGAGCAGTTCGTCCGGCTCCGCGGACTCGAGGAGGTCGCTGGCCTCCGCGGCGGTCTCGAGGAGGTCCGCGCCGTCGGAGTCCCCGTTCTCGTCGCCGAGCATCGACCCGCTCGAGGTCTCGGCGGCGTTCAGTATCTCGGTCACCCGATCGTGGAGGTCCTGGCTATCCTGGCTCATGGGTTCCCTCGCTGTCCGCGCCGCGGTCCACAGTTCGCCGTTCGCCGATCGCTGCCGTCCGGGCCGCCACTCGAGGGCGGACGGCGACGATTCGGTTTCGGCCGCCGGTCGCTATTCCGCTTCGGCCTCCGCCTCTTCGTCGTCTTCGTCCTCGTCGGTCACCGCCGCGATGATCTCCTCGGTCATCTTCTCGCGGCTGAGGTTCGCCTTCACGTCGACGTCCTTGGCCACCGATTGCAGATCGTCGTAGGACATGATACCGAGGAAGTCCTCCAAGGTGTCACGCCGCAAGTCCTCGATGTCTTCGACCGACGGCTCGGAGTCGTCGCTCGCTTCCGCTTCGGCCTCTTCGGCCTCTTCGGTCTCGTCTTCGGATTCGTCCTCGGTCGCCTCCGCTTCGTCGCTTTCAGCTTCCGGCTCGGCTTCGTCTTCCGATTCAGCTTCGTCACCTTCGTCCTCCGACTCGGCCTCGTCTTCCGCCTCCTCCTCGTCGCCTTCATCCTCCGGCTCGGATTCGTCCTCTATTTCTTCCTCCTCACCTTCAGCTTCGGGCTCGGCCTCGTCTTCCGCTTCCTCGCCCTCATCCTCTTCCCCGAGAACGTCACCGAGTCCGCTTTCCTCACCGATGCTCTCGACGACCGACTCGATGGTCTCCTGCGTACCGCTCTCGCTTTCGGCTTCCTCGCTCTCGTCGCTCTCGGATTCGCTTTCGTCAGTATCGCTCTCGAGCAGGCCCTCGAGACCGCTCTCCCCGGAGACGCCCTGAGCCAGCGACTTGACCGACTTCTTCGCGTCGTTTTCTTCGACCGTCTCCCGGAGGGCGTCGCGAATCGACGCCGTAAGGGTCGACTGCATCTCCTTGCGGCTCTTCCCCTCCTCGAGGCCTTCGGCGATCGATTCGTGGATTCCGCGGCCGATCGCCCCGCCGAGTTCGCGCCCGACCTGCTCGCCGAACTCGCGGCCGACCGCCGCGCCGACCTCGCCGCCGTCGATGCTGTCCTCGAGGCTGCCGTCGCCGAGCACGTCGGCCACGTCGAGCTGGTCGCTCACCTCCTTGGCGACCAGCTTCCGCAGTCCGCTTTCAGCCATGGCGCTCACCTCGGGCCGTGACGGACGATCCGCCGTCGGGAAGCTGCTTTCGTACCATGGTCAGTCCTCCTCGGCTTCGACGGCGTCCTCTTCCTCGGCCTCGGACTCCTCGCCACTCTCATCGTCCGCCGCGGCTTCGTCCTCTTCGCCGTCCTCGGCCTGGCTGTCGTCGGTGTCCTCATCGCCGGACGCCTCGGACTCGTCATCCGCTGATTCGTCCGACTGTTCGTCGTCTTCCGATTCGGATTCCTCCTCTTCCTCCGCCGATTCGTCAGCTTCCTCTTCGGCCTCGACTTCTTCTTCCGCAGCCTCTTCTTCGAGATCCTCCGCTTCAGCTTCGGCTTCCTCTTCTTCGGCCTCTTCAGCTTCGACTTCCTCTTCGGCTTCTTCTTTGTCGCCGAACAGTTCCTCAAGGATCATATCACCGATCGCTCGACCGATGGATTCGCCGATCTTCCGGCCGATGAGCGCGCCGATCTGGGCGCCGATGGCCTCTCCGAGGGGCTGGTCCTCCTCGATCTTGTCCTCCCACTGTGTGCCCTCGATCAGTTCCTCGACGTCGATGTTCTGGGT containing:
- a CDS encoding cation:proton antiporter codes for the protein MVGSATERAVTPAAASIPVEDPILIFGLAMTVFLVAPLVLDRYRLPGIIGVIVVGAAIGPNGLGILERGETIVLLGEVGIVYLMFVAGLEINLTQFIAYKDRSAVFGVLSFAIPQAIGTVVGRYALGLTVGAAALFAAIFASHTLLAYPIVSRLGIAKTESVTATIGGTIVTDTLALLVLAVVMAGEAGELGPAFWLSLTGKLALFFVGVWVLVPRLGEWFFRTVDQESYFEFLFVMAVLFGCAFLAELAGVEHIIGAFLAGLVLNRLIPESGPLMNRIEFVGNALFIPFFLLSVGMLVDVWVLTEGLETLAIAAAFVGLLLPTKYAAAWLTARLYGYSTDETMAMFGLSLGQAAAALAIVLIGYEATLFGEAMLNATVLMILVVSVISPAIVDRYGRGIARASERTAYDPRAAPQRIMVPVSRDSQYSERLLDLALLVREPDENQPLYSLSVARPGTDAEADVAELESDLEATEAYAAGAEVPLESQTRVDANVASGIVRAALENRITTLVIGWDGAPRHQRVFGHVIDRVLIRTKQLVLVSHVRQPLNTTDEVVVVLPPGIDHNDGFSEAVHTVEHLADQVGAPVRGLVVDGNSDQFERLFDLVEPDVPATFERVDGWDALEDRLREDVDETSLVVPMSARRGTMGWDATLRTLPTTVAELTDGNFVVIYPAVGEEGDDRQFLQFR
- a CDS encoding universal stress protein codes for the protein MTLLVPFDGSKLARKALEKAAMFGDLLDEEVVVLTVIPDDADYARDRGWIAEGEPFDPEAIEAGIETRASAVAPEATFQTERVSSDEPTATATNNVVRAIRRVAGEIGASVVFIGSENAGSVIAPQSSVGSPVANDQRYDVYVVREPGDDVDPEDITDIDSTVE